The following are from one region of the Salicibibacter kimchii genome:
- a CDS encoding DUF948 domain-containing protein, whose translation MAIVYISVAIVAIAIVVLIIYIIQTLKSAQGVVKQLGNTADAVEKQLQGITSETENLVKTTNRLAEDVESKSESLEGLFATAEDLGKTTERVSDSIQHMSRTVSQETDRNAEQVAQVVQWGSACIDLYDKWKNRRNKGNDF comes from the coding sequence ATGGCGATTGTGTATATAAGTGTTGCGATTGTAGCCATCGCGATCGTAGTCCTTATTATTTATATTATACAAACACTTAAGTCGGCACAGGGGGTGGTTAAACAGTTGGGCAATACAGCTGATGCTGTAGAAAAACAACTGCAAGGGATTACGTCGGAGACTGAAAATCTTGTCAAAACAACGAATCGACTGGCAGAAGACGTTGAATCGAAATCAGAGTCATTGGAAGGGTTGTTTGCAACGGCTGAAGATCTTGGTAAAACAACCGAGCGAGTTTCAGATTCCATTCAACATATGTCCCGAACCGTCTCACAAGAAACAGATCGTAATGCAGAACAGGTAGCACAAGTGGTTCAATGGGGGAGTGCATGCATTGACCTCTATGATAAGTGGAAAAACCGTCGGAACAAAGGGAACGATTTTTAA
- a CDS encoding DNA translocase FtsK, with protein MRRGEDRKKERGLSAKPIMTNQSYKEGYDSPPFKLLTPPVQASSVDEKKLQEQRDQLEATLHQFQVKAAVSNVTEGPSIIRFEVQPAPGVKVNKVTNLSDDLKLAMAATDLRMEAPIPGKNAIGIEVPKENREPVALRELFEKEAFQSHESPLAVALGLDITGSPIIMDLNSMPHGLIAGATGSGKSVCINSILISLLYKADPDEVKLLLIDPKVVELAFYKDIPHLAAPVVTDPKEAMMTLKWSVAEMERRYQRFAEAGVRDIIGYNQKAEEKMPYLVIVIDELADLMMVAPQDVETSISRIAQKARACGIHLLVATQRPSVDVITGLIKANIPTRIAFAVSSAVDSRTILDTGGAERLIGKGDMLLSENGASKLVRLQGTFVSDQEIDEVAAYLRNKKAPVYLFTKNDVVKHESRSDDDDLLEDASYFVIQQGSASTSLIQRQFHIGYNRAARLMDMMEKKGVVSAAAGTKSRDVLVSDEQLSDLFD; from the coding sequence ATGAGAAGAGGAGAAGACAGAAAAAAAGAAAGGGGCCTTTCCGCAAAACCGATCATGACCAACCAAAGCTATAAGGAAGGCTATGATTCGCCTCCGTTCAAACTATTAACACCGCCTGTGCAAGCTTCCAGCGTAGATGAAAAGAAGCTGCAGGAGCAGCGAGATCAATTGGAAGCAACCCTACATCAATTTCAAGTGAAAGCGGCGGTAAGCAATGTTACGGAGGGTCCTTCCATTATCCGGTTCGAAGTGCAGCCGGCTCCGGGGGTAAAAGTTAATAAAGTGACCAACCTCAGTGATGATTTGAAATTAGCGATGGCAGCTACGGACTTGCGGATGGAAGCGCCGATCCCGGGTAAAAACGCCATCGGAATTGAAGTGCCCAAAGAAAATCGCGAACCTGTTGCATTACGCGAGTTATTCGAAAAAGAAGCGTTTCAAAGCCATGAAAGCCCACTTGCTGTCGCGCTTGGCCTTGATATCACCGGGAGTCCCATTATTATGGATTTGAACAGCATGCCTCATGGATTGATCGCGGGTGCCACAGGCTCAGGGAAAAGTGTCTGTATTAACTCGATTCTTATCAGCTTGCTATATAAAGCAGACCCTGATGAAGTAAAGTTGTTGCTTATCGACCCAAAAGTCGTTGAGCTTGCCTTTTACAAAGATATTCCCCATCTTGCCGCACCGGTGGTTACCGATCCGAAAGAAGCGATGATGACGTTAAAATGGAGCGTTGCGGAAATGGAAAGGCGTTACCAGCGGTTCGCGGAGGCAGGAGTTCGGGATATCATAGGGTATAATCAAAAAGCAGAGGAAAAAATGCCTTATCTCGTGATCGTTATTGATGAATTGGCTGATCTTATGATGGTCGCCCCTCAAGATGTGGAAACATCGATCAGCCGTATCGCCCAAAAAGCAAGGGCGTGCGGCATTCACTTACTCGTGGCTACGCAGCGCCCGTCTGTCGATGTCATTACAGGTTTAATAAAAGCAAATATCCCGACGCGTATTGCTTTTGCCGTTTCTTCCGCGGTAGATTCCAGAACGATCCTGGACACCGGAGGTGCTGAACGTCTGATTGGAAAAGGGGATATGTTGTTAAGTGAAAATGGGGCCTCGAAGCTTGTCCGTTTGCAAGGGACGTTTGTTTCGGATCAAGAAATCGATGAAGTCGCGGCTTATTTGCGTAACAAAAAAGCGCCTGTTTATTTGTTTACAAAAAATGACGTCGTTAAGCATGAATCACGTTCAGACGATGATGACTTATTGGAAGACGCTTCGTATTTTGTTATCCAGCAGGGGAGTGCCTCCACATCGCTCATTCAACGCCAATTTCACATTGGCTATAATCGGGCCGCGCGTTTAATGGATATGATGGAGAAAAAAGGTGTTGTTTCTGCCGCAGCCGGAACAAAGTCCCGCGACGTACTAGTGAGTGACGAACAACTGTCCGATCTGTTTGATTGA
- a CDS encoding YtxH domain-containing protein, producing MGDMNTKDLLIGTFIGGIVGATTALLLAPKSGKELRGDISEGATNARDKTYEITNSAYEKGSDFATTAIDKTQNVAKTVSDQSNQVVGRIRDAAGQIKNDVNDAQKSAEELADDLSNEVQSAGENIGDSVKKEAEDLKKEAEERS from the coding sequence ATGGGAGACATGAATACGAAAGATTTATTAATAGGTACATTTATAGGAGGAATTGTAGGAGCAACGACAGCATTGCTGCTTGCCCCAAAATCCGGGAAGGAACTACGGGGAGATATCAGCGAAGGAGCTACAAACGCGAGAGACAAAACGTATGAAATTACGAATAGTGCTTATGAAAAAGGCAGTGACTTTGCAACTACTGCTATTGATAAAACACAAAATGTGGCCAAGACTGTTTCTGACCAATCAAATCAAGTGGTTGGCCGTATTCGAGATGCAGCCGGACAGATCAAAAATGATGTAAATGATGCACAAAAATCAGCGGAAGAACTCGCGGACGACCTGTCCAATGAGGTACAATCTGCTGGAGAAAACATTGGAGATTCGGTAAAAAAAGAGGCTGAGGACTTGAAAAAAGAGGCCGAGGAACGTTCGTGA
- the motS gene encoding flagellar motor protein MotS has product MTYENPECLPMKFRRPGKTQSNNRQWLTTFSDMLLMMLVFFIMLFSISVVDSQRFQDLVDSFEGQDIFDEASSIVAEEPETSGTDDDDQIYDDGQGSMEEEDLESLLEEIGSYIEDNDLEDVITATREERGVKLVLQDRLLFDTGEASILEEAEPFLDETISLLEEFPYSAEVEGHTDNRPIETYRYPSNWELSSARATSVIRYFIEEGELNSSRFVATGYGDTRPVQANDTSENMQENRRVVIFVTDPDFEDET; this is encoded by the coding sequence ATGACGTACGAGAATCCGGAGTGCTTGCCCATGAAGTTTAGAAGGCCTGGAAAAACACAGTCGAATAATAGGCAATGGCTCACGACTTTCTCGGATATGTTGCTTATGATGCTGGTATTTTTTATTATGTTGTTTTCCATTTCGGTCGTTGATTCGCAGCGCTTTCAAGATCTGGTGGATTCCTTTGAGGGGCAGGATATATTTGACGAGGCTTCATCCATTGTAGCCGAAGAACCGGAAACCTCCGGCACGGATGATGACGATCAAATATATGACGACGGTCAAGGGAGCATGGAGGAAGAAGACCTGGAATCCCTCTTGGAAGAGATAGGTAGCTACATAGAAGATAATGATCTTGAAGATGTGATTACGGCTACCCGCGAAGAGCGAGGGGTGAAGCTGGTCTTGCAAGACCGTTTGCTGTTTGATACCGGAGAAGCATCCATTTTGGAGGAAGCGGAACCTTTTCTGGATGAAACGATCTCCCTTTTGGAGGAATTCCCCTATTCCGCAGAAGTGGAAGGGCATACGGATAACAGACCCATTGAGACCTATCGATACCCTTCCAATTGGGAATTGTCAAGCGCGCGGGCAACGAGCGTGATTCGCTATTTTATTGAGGAGGGCGAACTTAACAGCTCCCGCTTTGTGGCTACAGGCTATGGGGATACGCGTCCTGTTCAAGCGAACGATACCTCCGAAAATATGCAAGAAAATCGTCGAGTTGTTATTTTTGTGACAGACCCCGACTTTGAAGACGAAACATAA
- the ytxJ gene encoding bacillithiol system redox-active protein YtxJ — MKKINEQKQLFDAIEENEEILLFKNSTTCPISSNAFDEFKAFATEHPEVPVYYLNVQEARPLSEYVATYWDVKHESPQALLLTATEAKWHTSHSDITEQTLEKTIL; from the coding sequence GTGAAAAAGATTAATGAACAAAAACAATTATTCGATGCTATTGAAGAAAACGAAGAGATTCTATTATTCAAAAATAGTACAACCTGCCCTATAAGTTCCAATGCTTTTGATGAATTTAAAGCATTTGCTACGGAACATCCTGAAGTGCCGGTATATTATTTAAATGTCCAAGAGGCCCGTCCCTTATCGGAATATGTAGCTACGTATTGGGATGTTAAGCATGAATCACCACAAGCGTTGCTGCTGACTGCGACTGAAGCAAAATGGCACACATCCCACAGTGATATTACAGAACAAACCCTTGAAAAAACGATATTGTAA
- a CDS encoding bifunctional 3-deoxy-7-phosphoheptulonate synthase/chorismate mutase: MSNEELEQLRASLDNKNMEILKLINERAEIVQKIGGVKSKSGTKRFDPVRERKMLDLIAEENEGPFKTSTLQHLFKQIFKASLELMGEDEQKALLVSRKKHPDNTIVSVKNEQIGDGNQRLIAGPCSVESEEQVFTVAEALKNRGVNLLRGGAYKPRSSPYDFQGLGVEGLKILKKAGERFDMSVISEIVTPGDVETALDYLDVIQIGARNMQNFELLKEVGSTNKPVLLKRGLSATISEFMQAAEYVMSRGNTNLMLCERGIRTYETATRNTLDISAIPILKQETHLPVLADVTHSTGRRDLLLPAAKAALAIGADAVMAEVHPDPAVALSDSAQQMDISQFNEFIDTLRDEQLLKDGAGATTKI; encoded by the coding sequence GTGAGTAACGAGGAGCTGGAGCAACTGCGCGCTTCGTTGGATAATAAAAACATGGAAATATTAAAGCTAATTAACGAGCGTGCAGAAATTGTACAAAAAATCGGCGGTGTTAAAAGCAAGTCGGGGACGAAACGTTTTGACCCTGTTCGGGAACGGAAAATGCTCGATTTAATCGCGGAAGAAAATGAAGGACCGTTTAAAACAAGCACGTTGCAACACTTGTTTAAACAAATATTCAAAGCGAGCTTGGAGCTAATGGGTGAAGATGAACAAAAAGCGTTGCTCGTCTCTCGCAAAAAGCACCCGGATAATACTATCGTGTCGGTTAAAAACGAACAAATCGGTGATGGAAACCAACGCCTGATCGCGGGACCGTGTTCGGTAGAAAGCGAAGAACAGGTTTTCACGGTAGCGGAAGCTTTGAAAAATCGCGGTGTGAACTTGTTGCGTGGTGGTGCTTACAAGCCGAGGTCCTCTCCTTATGATTTCCAGGGATTGGGAGTAGAAGGTTTGAAGATACTGAAAAAAGCGGGCGAACGCTTCGATATGTCTGTGATCAGCGAAATCGTCACCCCCGGAGACGTAGAGACGGCGCTTGATTACCTCGATGTGATCCAGATCGGCGCGCGCAATATGCAAAACTTTGAACTGTTGAAAGAAGTAGGTTCCACAAATAAACCCGTGCTGTTAAAACGGGGATTGTCGGCAACCATTTCAGAATTTATGCAGGCGGCAGAGTATGTGATGTCGAGAGGGAATACAAATCTTATGCTTTGTGAACGGGGCATACGAACGTATGAAACGGCCACTCGTAATACCCTTGATATTTCAGCGATCCCTATATTGAAACAGGAAACACATTTGCCCGTCCTCGCGGATGTTACGCATTCAACGGGGAGAAGGGATTTATTGTTGCCGGCGGCGAAAGCAGCGCTTGCCATTGGTGCGGATGCTGTGATGGCAGAAGTCCATCCGGATCCGGCCGTAGCCCTTTCGGATTCCGCACAACAAATGGACATTAGTCAATTCAACGAGTTTATCGACACGCTCCGTGATGAACAATTGTTGAAAGATGGCGCGGGAGCAACGACAAAAATATAA
- the murC gene encoding UDP-N-acetylmuramate--L-alanine ligase produces the protein MTSYHLIGIKGSGMSALAQILHDMDEIVQGSDVDKYFFTQNPLEARGIPIYGFHKQNVNPEHTIVASAAYNAENEEIAEANTQGLSIKAYPTFLGELASRFTSIAVTGTHGKTSTTGLLSHVLGSYRPTSYLIGDGTGKGEKDSSFFVFEACEYRRHFLNYRPDYAIITNIDYDHPDYFQDINDVVDAFDEMAAQVNKAIIACGDDEYLQTLNAPVPIVYYGIGGNHDFTARNIQSGEGGTDFDVMIRGDYFGTFTIPGHGDHNVLNALAVIALSHYEEMPTETMKKRLADFPGVKRRFTEKKWGSQLLVDDYAHHPTEIKATIDAARSKFPNREIVAVFQPHTFTRTVTFIQEFADVLRQADVVYLCDIFGSTREEQGQTTIEDLLNLIPEARLLQLADVDTLANHKDSVLLFMGAGDIQKYQRAYEERTSSKP, from the coding sequence ATGACTAGTTACCACTTGATTGGCATAAAAGGGTCAGGAATGAGTGCGCTGGCACAAATTCTTCACGACATGGATGAAATCGTTCAAGGATCCGATGTAGATAAATATTTCTTTACACAAAACCCTTTAGAAGCGCGAGGCATCCCGATATACGGGTTTCATAAGCAAAATGTAAACCCTGAGCATACCATCGTAGCTTCGGCAGCTTACAATGCCGAGAATGAAGAAATCGCGGAGGCAAATACACAAGGGCTTTCCATTAAAGCTTACCCGACTTTTTTGGGTGAGTTGGCTTCTCGTTTTACTTCCATTGCCGTTACCGGAACCCATGGCAAAACATCAACGACGGGATTGCTCTCTCATGTACTTGGTTCTTACCGGCCAACGTCCTATCTAATTGGTGATGGGACTGGGAAAGGCGAGAAAGATAGTTCCTTTTTTGTTTTTGAAGCATGTGAATACCGTCGGCATTTTCTCAACTATCGCCCGGATTACGCGATCATAACAAACATTGATTATGATCATCCCGATTATTTTCAAGACATTAATGATGTCGTTGATGCTTTTGACGAGATGGCTGCGCAAGTGAACAAAGCCATCATCGCCTGTGGAGATGATGAGTATTTACAAACCCTCAACGCCCCGGTACCTATCGTTTATTACGGCATCGGAGGCAACCATGATTTCACAGCAAGAAATATTCAAAGCGGTGAAGGTGGCACGGATTTTGATGTAATGATCCGAGGAGATTATTTCGGAACGTTCACGATTCCCGGCCATGGCGACCATAACGTATTAAATGCGCTCGCTGTAATCGCGCTCAGTCATTATGAAGAGATGCCGACCGAAACAATGAAAAAACGTTTGGCAGACTTCCCCGGCGTAAAAAGACGCTTTACCGAGAAAAAATGGGGATCGCAGTTGCTCGTCGATGATTATGCGCATCACCCGACGGAGATTAAAGCGACCATTGACGCCGCCAGATCGAAATTTCCGAATCGTGAAATCGTCGCTGTGTTTCAGCCCCACACGTTTACGAGAACCGTCACATTTATCCAGGAATTCGCGGATGTGTTGAGGCAGGCGGATGTTGTCTATTTGTGTGATATTTTCGGATCTACGAGAGAAGAGCAAGGCCAAACGACGATTGAGGATTTATTAAACCTAATTCCCGAGGCCCGATTACTGCAATTGGCCGATGTTGACACGCTCGCAAACCATAAGGACAGTGTGTTACTGTTCATGGGAGCAGGCGATATCCAAAAATACCAAAGGGCATACGAGGAACGTACGTCATCTAAACCTTGA
- a CDS encoding nicotinate phosphoribosyltransferase: protein MKEIDLKLQGKLKRLTNKTFKFDRRVGEGWFSAVYFLKTKEIIKKHKPDDIVTMQFFQKNHAVLCGADEVIALVQTFADHPEELEIRSLQDGDKIEPYETVLTITGPYQHFGYLEGVIDGIFARRTSVATNVYEVVKAARSSGKQKPVIFMGDRDDHFTQQAGDGYAAFIGGSQAQSTHAMNEWWGREGMGTMPHALIQMFHGDLVAASHAYREMYPDDHLMALVDYNNDVITDSLRVAREFKGMLDSVRVDTSGSMVDQYFFRNPQEMGDFDPTGVNAPLIFALRQALDAENFHNVKITVSGGFTAERIQAYEDANVPVDSYGVGSSLLEKTISFTGDNVTLNGHHEAKAGRKLRENPRMERIDHP from the coding sequence ATGAAAGAGATTGATTTGAAATTACAAGGGAAGTTAAAGCGACTTACAAACAAAACATTTAAATTTGATAGACGTGTCGGCGAAGGCTGGTTTTCTGCCGTTTATTTTTTAAAAACGAAAGAGATTATCAAAAAACATAAACCCGACGATATTGTTACGATGCAATTTTTTCAAAAGAATCATGCCGTATTATGCGGGGCAGATGAAGTGATCGCGCTCGTGCAGACGTTTGCGGATCACCCGGAAGAATTAGAAATTCGTTCACTACAGGACGGCGATAAAATTGAACCATACGAAACAGTACTGACGATCACGGGCCCCTATCAGCATTTTGGTTATTTGGAAGGGGTCATTGATGGTATTTTTGCGCGCCGTACTTCCGTGGCTACCAATGTGTATGAAGTCGTCAAAGCCGCTCGCAGTTCAGGCAAGCAAAAGCCGGTCATTTTCATGGGAGATCGTGATGACCATTTCACCCAGCAGGCCGGCGATGGCTACGCAGCGTTTATCGGGGGATCGCAAGCCCAATCCACCCATGCCATGAATGAATGGTGGGGGAGAGAAGGAATGGGGACGATGCCCCACGCGCTGATTCAAATGTTTCACGGAGATCTCGTGGCTGCCAGCCACGCATACCGAGAGATGTACCCCGATGATCATTTGATGGCGCTTGTCGATTATAATAATGATGTGATTACGGATTCATTGCGGGTTGCCCGTGAATTCAAAGGCATGCTTGATTCAGTTCGGGTCGATACATCAGGTAGTATGGTTGATCAATACTTTTTTAGAAATCCCCAAGAGATGGGAGATTTTGATCCAACCGGTGTGAACGCGCCTTTAATCTTTGCGTTGCGCCAGGCATTGGATGCGGAAAATTTTCATAATGTCAAAATCACCGTTAGCGGGGGGTTCACTGCCGAAAGGATCCAGGCGTATGAAGATGCAAATGTACCTGTTGATTCATACGGAGTTGGGAGTAGCCTCCTGGAAAAGACGATTAGTTTTACGGGAGATAATGTTACTTTAAATGGCCATCATGAAGCAAAGGCAGGCAGAAAACTTCGGGAAAATCCAAGAATGGAGCGGATCGATCATCCATGA
- a CDS encoding MotA/TolQ/ExbB proton channel family protein — translation MKKLDLFTPLGLIFGLFVVGMAIYFNAGTDAVLLFMQLASVSIVFGGVAAALLVNFSAQELKKFPTVVKEAFRHREYDLRELNDTFVMLAKKARKEGLLALEAQLDDDVNDPFIRKGVRLAVDGIEPEMIQDILMAEVVSMEERHKRGRRIIERAGDFAPAWGMVGTLVALVILLNDLDDPATLGPTMALAMLTTLYGAILANLVFNPIASKLENKTETEVFVNQIMIEGVIGVQSGQNPHILEEKLRAFIRDERKPEYDVRESGVLAHEV, via the coding sequence TTGAAAAAATTAGATCTATTCACGCCGTTAGGTTTAATATTTGGGCTGTTCGTTGTTGGAATGGCGATTTATTTTAATGCAGGAACGGATGCCGTTTTGTTATTTATGCAGCTTGCGTCTGTATCTATTGTTTTTGGCGGTGTTGCCGCTGCATTGTTAGTGAACTTTTCAGCCCAGGAATTAAAGAAGTTTCCCACCGTCGTTAAAGAAGCATTTCGACACCGGGAATACGATTTGCGGGAGTTGAACGACACCTTCGTCATGCTGGCGAAAAAAGCAAGAAAAGAAGGGTTACTGGCGTTGGAAGCGCAGCTGGATGACGATGTAAACGACCCTTTCATTAGAAAAGGCGTCCGCCTGGCTGTAGACGGAATCGAGCCGGAGATGATCCAGGATATATTGATGGCAGAGGTCGTTTCAATGGAAGAGCGTCATAAGCGTGGCCGGCGTATCATTGAACGGGCGGGAGATTTCGCGCCGGCCTGGGGCATGGTCGGTACACTCGTTGCCCTTGTCATTCTCCTCAATGATTTGGATGATCCTGCCACCCTGGGACCGACGATGGCCCTTGCGATGCTGACCACGCTATATGGCGCGATTTTGGCGAATTTAGTTTTCAATCCAATCGCGAGCAAACTGGAAAATAAAACGGAAACCGAAGTTTTCGTCAATCAAATTATGATCGAAGGGGTCATAGGCGTTCAATCTGGTCAAAATCCACATATTTTAGAAGAGAAATTGCGAGCATTCATACGAGACGAAAGAAAGCCGGAGTATGACGTACGAGAATCCGGAGTGCTTGCCCATGAAGTTTAG
- the ccpA gene encoding catabolite control protein A: MSATIYDVADEAKVSMATVSRVVNGNPNVKPSTRKKVLNAIERLDYRPNAVARGLASKKTTTVGVIIPDISSIFFSELARGIEDIATMYKYNIILCNSDKNKNKEIHLLNTLMEKQVDGILFMGGEITEEHVEHMRSSSVPIVLAATYHEDAEFPSVNIDYAQAAFDAVDYLAKKGHTRIGMVSGTLEDPVNGYQKFKGYKQALAANNVPFDESLISVCDYTYDSAVESVQDFRTLEKKPTAIFSATDEMALGIIHGLQDRGLRIPDDVEVVGFDNTRLATMVRPTLTTVVQPMYDIGAVSMRLLTKFMDNEMIEEQNVVLPHQIEYRNTTTHKETIKE, from the coding sequence ATGAGTGCCACCATATACGACGTTGCTGATGAAGCAAAAGTTTCAATGGCTACAGTTTCCAGAGTTGTCAATGGAAACCCAAATGTGAAACCGTCGACAAGAAAAAAAGTTTTAAACGCAATTGAGAGGTTGGATTACCGGCCGAATGCGGTTGCTCGTGGGTTGGCCAGCAAAAAAACGACGACGGTAGGCGTGATCATTCCCGATATTTCAAGTATTTTCTTTTCGGAACTTGCGCGCGGCATTGAAGATATAGCGACGATGTACAAGTATAATATTATTTTATGTAACTCCGATAAAAATAAAAATAAGGAAATTCATTTGCTTAATACCTTGATGGAGAAGCAGGTGGACGGAATTTTATTCATGGGCGGAGAAATTACAGAAGAACACGTCGAACATATGAGAAGTTCTTCCGTCCCCATTGTGTTGGCGGCGACGTACCATGAAGATGCAGAGTTTCCATCGGTGAATATTGATTACGCTCAAGCTGCATTCGACGCGGTAGATTATTTAGCAAAAAAAGGGCATACACGTATTGGCATGGTATCAGGGACATTGGAGGACCCTGTCAACGGTTATCAAAAATTTAAAGGGTACAAGCAAGCGCTCGCTGCAAATAATGTTCCGTTTGACGAATCATTAATTTCAGTATGCGACTATACGTATGATTCAGCGGTTGAATCCGTACAGGACTTTCGGACGCTTGAGAAAAAGCCTACAGCGATCTTTTCGGCAACGGATGAAATGGCGCTCGGCATTATTCATGGGTTGCAAGATCGCGGCTTGCGGATTCCGGATGATGTGGAAGTGGTCGGATTTGATAACACTAGATTGGCTACGATGGTTCGTCCTACGCTCACAACGGTAGTGCAACCAATGTATGACATCGGAGCTGTTTCCATGCGGTTGTTAACGAAATTCATGGACAATGAAATGATCGAAGAGCAAAATGTCGTTCTTCCTCATCAAATTGAATATCGGAATACGACAACCCATAAGGAGACGATAAAGGAATAA